The genomic stretch TCATACAGTCTTACGGATCAATGTAGCTTTAAAATGGGCAGGTTGATTCAACAAGCCTAAACATACCTTAGCGCGAGAAGTGGATACCCTGAAGCAATCAGCATTCATCCTCACAAGACACAACCCAGGAAAGATAACCTACACTCACAGACATTCACGATACACTATAAAAAACAATCTTCTTGCTGAAGTTTTGTGTGAGGCAATTCGTCGAACACTTTGTGACTTACATCGAGATATTTCTGCAAGGTCTTCGTCCTCTTTCGCGGTCGACTGAGACGGCCTGTTCCCATCATGCTGAACACGTCTTCCTCGATCTCGTCGCGAGACAGAGCCGCCCAGAGCCTGTGATTCTTGGTCTTCACCTCAACAACGCCGCCGTAGCCTAATCCGGGAGACTCCGCCGGAATCTCTCTCTGCCTGTTCGATTTTGCCTCCACCGCTGCAATTGGTTTCT from Raphanus sativus cultivar WK10039 unplaced genomic scaffold, ASM80110v3 Scaffold4032, whole genome shotgun sequence encodes the following:
- the LOC130507106 gene encoding uncharacterized protein LOC130507106; amino-acid sequence: VLDLFARLSHEGACVGVAVTITPNLVPNVCLTGEYEVSPRSFFLSHVVPSEACGRGGASEAAKNQKPIAAVEAKSNRQREIPAESPGLGYGGVVEVKTKNHRLWAALSRDEIEEDVFSMMGTGRLSRPRKRTKTLQKYLDVIFPGLCLVRMNADCFRVSTSRAKIFLTI